From a single Gemmatimonadota bacterium genomic region:
- a CDS encoding S9 family peptidase, which yields MVASARRLLALLALLLTPTLLSAQVRPMTVDDELDMVQVGDALLSPDGAWVFYSEQRLDWAENKYEKTYHLAPAGGGESFRYLGEGGGSDFQFSPDGRFFSFKRAVEGKQQVFSMRTAGGEAIQLTKHATSVRSFQWSQDGRHLFFTAEDARPDSVEKEIKNGADAVFVDEGPNGKTLSSWQGLWAFELENQTERRLTTDSLLINSFDVSPQGDRLAFVASRSNRENDDYLREIHVLEVATGEIRRLTNNEAPEGGLAWAPDGRSLLFTAADDREWKNRNTKLWLLDVDDGSHRLVSAGFEGTPSGAVFTPDGRYLLFSGQQGTATNLFRLDLRSGGLERLTNREGTLWAESFSRDRARVLYTFSDYRTPPDLWVGQVAGGELTRITDANPQVKGLLLADMDVVRWRSTDGTEIEGLLHLPAGRPSGEAVPLMLNIHGGPAGVFANRWSARYHIYAGLGYASLSPNVRGSSGYTDALREGNTVQEEDGIGMGDYQDLQTGVDAMIERGVADPERLALRGWSYGGILGGWTITQTGRFKAASIGAGVYDWSAEYGPGFNHDMRLWHIGGTPWDNPEGWRRQSAITHVTNVTTPTLLLHGEEDTTDTEQQSMMLFVALRDIGKAPVRYVRFPREPHGFREPRHQRIRDVEEVRWMQKHVLGEDWTPWVRPTVEAKKPVS from the coding sequence GTGGTCGCGAGCGCTCGCCGACTCCTCGCCCTTCTGGCACTGCTCCTGACCCCCACGCTGCTCTCGGCGCAGGTCCGACCCATGACGGTCGACGACGAGCTGGACATGGTCCAGGTGGGTGACGCGCTGCTCTCGCCCGACGGTGCCTGGGTGTTCTACTCCGAGCAGCGCCTGGACTGGGCCGAGAACAAGTACGAGAAGACCTACCACCTGGCTCCCGCCGGTGGCGGCGAGAGCTTTCGCTATCTCGGGGAGGGCGGAGGCAGCGACTTCCAGTTCTCCCCCGATGGTCGGTTCTTCTCGTTCAAGCGCGCCGTGGAAGGCAAACAGCAGGTCTTCAGCATGAGGACGGCGGGCGGAGAGGCGATCCAACTCACCAAGCACGCGACCTCGGTCCGCTCCTTTCAATGGAGCCAGGACGGCCGCCACCTCTTCTTCACCGCCGAGGACGCGCGTCCGGACAGCGTCGAGAAGGAGATCAAGAACGGCGCCGACGCAGTGTTCGTGGACGAGGGTCCCAACGGAAAGACACTGTCCAGCTGGCAGGGTCTTTGGGCGTTCGAGCTCGAGAATCAGACGGAACGCCGCCTCACCACCGATTCACTGCTTATCAACAGCTTCGACGTATCACCCCAGGGCGACCGCCTCGCCTTCGTCGCCTCGCGCTCCAACCGCGAAAACGACGACTACCTCCGCGAGATCCACGTCCTCGAGGTGGCGACCGGCGAGATACGCCGCTTGACGAACAACGAAGCGCCGGAGGGGGGGCTCGCCTGGGCGCCGGACGGCCGCTCCTTGCTCTTCACCGCAGCCGACGACCGCGAGTGGAAGAACCGCAACACGAAGCTGTGGCTACTGGACGTCGATGACGGCAGCCACCGACTGGTATCCGCCGGCTTCGAGGGGACGCCGAGTGGTGCCGTCTTCACGCCGGACGGCCGCTATCTCCTGTTCAGCGGACAACAGGGTACGGCCACCAACCTCTTCCGCCTCGATCTGCGCTCCGGTGGCCTGGAGCGGCTCACGAACCGAGAGGGCACCCTGTGGGCAGAGTCCTTCTCGCGGGATCGCGCCCGTGTGCTCTACACCTTCTCCGACTACCGCACGCCTCCCGATCTCTGGGTAGGCCAGGTCGCGGGGGGTGAGCTCACCCGGATCACGGACGCCAACCCGCAGGTGAAGGGCCTTCTGCTCGCCGACATGGACGTGGTGCGCTGGCGGTCGACGGACGGCACCGAGATCGAGGGGCTGCTGCACCTGCCAGCGGGCCGGCCTTCGGGGGAGGCCGTGCCCCTCATGTTGAACATCCACGGAGGTCCGGCAGGCGTCTTCGCCAACAGGTGGTCGGCGCGCTACCACATCTACGCCGGCCTGGGCTACGCGTCGCTCTCCCCCAACGTACGGGGATCGAGCGGCTACACGGATGCCCTGCGCGAAGGGAACACCGTCCAGGAGGAGGACGGCATCGGGATGGGGGACTATCAAGATCTCCAGACCGGCGTCGACGCAATGATCGAGCGCGGCGTGGCCGATCCCGAGCGACTGGCGCTGCGGGGCTGGAGCTACGGCGGCATCCTGGGCGGATGGACCATCACACAGACCGGCCGCTTCAAGGCGGCCTCCATCGGCGCGGGGGTCTACGACTGGAGCGCGGAGTACGGACCGGGCTTCAACCACGACATGCGCTTGTGGCACATCGGGGGGACACCCTGGGACAACCCCGAGGGCTGGCGCCGCCAGTCGGCGATCACGCATGTCACGAACGTCACCACGCCGACGCTGCTGCTGCATGGCGAGGAAGACACCACTGATACCGAACAGCAGAGCATGATGCTCTTCGTTGCCCTGCGCGACATCGGCAAAGCTCCGGTCCGCTACGTGCGGTTCCCCCGCGAACCCCACGGCTTCCGGGAACCGCGGCACCAGCGCATCCGGGACGTGGAAGAGGTCCGCTGGATGCAGAAGCACGTCCTGGGTGAAGACTGGACGCCCTGGGTGCGGCCTACCGTGGAGGCGAAGAAGCCGGTGTCGTGA
- a CDS encoding metalloregulator ArsR/SmtB family transcription factor: MVRTADPDILQRAAEIIRMLGHPERLKIVEVLERGEATVSEIQEALELPQATVSQHLARMRGCDIVASRRQGVHVHYRLTEPKVPHILNCIRTCDL; encoded by the coding sequence ATGGTCCGCACCGCGGACCCGGACATCCTGCAGCGCGCCGCCGAGATCATCCGCATGCTCGGCCATCCCGAGCGCCTGAAGATCGTGGAGGTGCTGGAGCGTGGTGAGGCCACGGTCTCCGAGATCCAGGAGGCCCTGGAACTCCCACAGGCGACCGTATCCCAACACCTCGCTCGCATGAGAGGGTGCGACATCGTGGCCTCCCGGCGGCAGGGGGTGCACGTCCACTATCGCCTGACCGAGCCTAAGGTGCCGCACATCCTGAACTGCATTCGCACGTGTGACCTGTGA
- a CDS encoding TolC family protein has protein sequence MTGLLLVAAALTVQADTTRLTLEGALERARSASPSVLAAKAQSAAADARVWNATRAFLPSTRVELQSMRTTDPVGVFGLKLRQERFAAEDLSLDALNRPDAIGGHSTTLGVELPLMAPEGWFGFQAARSAADAQRAGTRRTASAVAFGVTQLYWGAQWAAHAVAALDTALTAARAHAAQAEAMERQGLTTGLDARLARIASREIEIRLAQAEVERDVALSTLATQLGLPADAALALSDPLTAGTPGLCTEDASCDLEGRGDLQAMRAGADAARLAERSAWWAQLPQVMGFAQLAHHSGDAPWAGGSGDWTVGLGLRWNVFPGLSGVGAVREANAQRRAVDAQLEQAQLAAETEVRAAAQRLALAERALDLATEAEAEARTALDQARLRYRTGVAPITELLDVQATATETSLSLWTARRDLLVARAALDFAYGVHDR, from the coding sequence ATGACCGGACTACTCCTCGTGGCGGCTGCGCTCACGGTGCAAGCCGACACCACTCGACTCACGTTGGAGGGCGCGCTGGAGCGGGCCCGCTCGGCCAGCCCGAGCGTGTTGGCGGCCAAGGCGCAGAGCGCCGCCGCTGACGCACGCGTGTGGAACGCCACACGCGCGTTCCTGCCCTCGACCCGGGTCGAGCTGCAGAGCATGCGTACGACCGACCCGGTCGGCGTCTTCGGGCTGAAGCTCAGACAAGAGCGCTTCGCAGCCGAGGACCTGAGTCTGGACGCGTTGAATCGGCCGGATGCCATCGGGGGTCACTCCACCACGCTCGGCGTGGAGTTGCCGCTGATGGCCCCCGAGGGCTGGTTCGGCTTCCAGGCGGCCCGGAGTGCTGCGGACGCCCAGCGGGCCGGCACCCGCCGCACCGCCAGCGCCGTGGCGTTCGGGGTCACGCAACTGTATTGGGGAGCGCAGTGGGCGGCTCACGCCGTAGCGGCATTGGACACGGCGCTCACCGCGGCCCGTGCCCACGCGGCGCAGGCCGAGGCCATGGAGCGGCAAGGACTGACCACCGGTCTGGACGCTCGTCTCGCGCGCATTGCCAGCCGCGAGATCGAGATCCGGTTGGCGCAAGCCGAGGTGGAACGGGACGTGGCACTCAGCACCTTGGCCACCCAACTGGGGCTACCGGCCGATGCCGCGCTCGCCTTGTCCGATCCCCTCACCGCCGGGACGCCGGGCCTCTGCACCGAGGACGCGTCCTGTGATCTGGAGGGACGCGGGGATCTACAGGCCATGCGCGCCGGGGCCGATGCCGCGCGCCTGGCCGAGCGCAGCGCCTGGTGGGCCCAACTGCCTCAGGTGATGGGGTTCGCGCAGCTCGCCCACCACTCGGGGGATGCACCCTGGGCCGGTGGCTCCGGCGACTGGACCGTGGGTCTGGGGCTCCGTTGGAACGTCTTCCCCGGTCTTTCCGGCGTCGGCGCGGTGCGGGAAGCGAATGCGCAGCGGCGAGCGGTCGATGCCCAACTCGAACAAGCCCAGCTCGCTGCCGAGACCGAGGTGCGCGCCGCGGCCCAACGCCTCGCCCTGGCCGAGCGCGCGCTCGACCTGGCGACCGAGGCCGAGGCCGAGGCCCGCACGGCGCTCGATCAGGCGCGCCTGCGCTACCGCACGGGCGTGGCCCCGATCACCGAGCTACTCGACGTGCAGGCAACAGCTACCGAGACCTCCCTTTCTCTCTGGACCGCTCGACGGGATCTGCTCGTCGCGCGTGCAGCCCTGGACTTCGCGTACGGAGTACACGACCGATGA
- a CDS encoding efflux RND transporter periplasmic adaptor subunit → MKMSALTVSLTLILGACGAEEPAMAERSTGAAEGVAVHAETLPTTVRVTGDVRPTARAELATRVMARVTAINTELGARVTSGQTLIRLGVEDIAAARQRASAAARLAEAAHAEAVRNAARMDTLVQQDAVSRVQRDQAHLGLAKADADLAMARAAVDEVEAAAAYAEIRAPFAGVVVARSVDVGDLAAPGMPLLVVERSGPREAVLFAPTEVSVHVRAGDTLQVESADGRRGTAAVTAVAGGADPMTRTVEIKAQLPADWATGLALTAWLPTGQHEGIAVPEAAIVRRGQLTGVEVVEEGRVVTRWIRLGRELPDGRVEVLSGLEAGERIVR, encoded by the coding sequence ATGAAGATGTCTGCACTGACGGTGTCGCTCACGCTCATCCTGGGCGCCTGTGGAGCGGAGGAGCCGGCGATGGCCGAGCGGTCGACCGGCGCGGCCGAGGGTGTCGCCGTCCATGCCGAGACACTGCCGACCACCGTGCGCGTGACCGGGGATGTACGTCCCACGGCGCGGGCGGAGTTGGCGACCCGGGTGATGGCGCGGGTCACCGCCATCAACACCGAGCTGGGCGCGCGGGTGACCAGTGGCCAGACGCTGATTCGCCTCGGCGTCGAAGACATCGCAGCCGCCCGCCAGCGGGCGAGCGCGGCCGCCAGGTTGGCGGAGGCAGCGCACGCCGAGGCCGTTCGCAACGCAGCGCGCATGGACACCCTGGTTCAGCAGGACGCGGTCTCGCGCGTCCAGCGTGACCAGGCCCACCTCGGACTCGCCAAGGCGGACGCGGACCTGGCCATGGCTCGCGCGGCGGTCGACGAAGTGGAGGCAGCGGCAGCCTACGCCGAGATCCGCGCGCCCTTCGCTGGCGTGGTGGTCGCGCGCAGCGTGGACGTCGGCGACCTGGCGGCCCCCGGCATGCCCCTGCTGGTTGTGGAGCGCAGCGGGCCCCGCGAGGCGGTTCTCTTCGCTCCCACGGAGGTGTCCGTGCACGTGCGTGCCGGCGACACCCTACAGGTGGAGTCCGCCGACGGCCGCCGTGGAACGGCTGCGGTCACGGCGGTTGCCGGCGGCGCGGACCCGATGACGCGCACCGTGGAGATCAAAGCCCAGTTGCCCGCGGACTGGGCCACGGGGCTCGCTCTAACGGCGTGGCTTCCGACGGGCCAACACGAAGGGATCGCGGTCCCGGAGGCCGCCATCGTTCGTCGTGGTCAGCTGACCGGCGTCGAGGTGGTCGAGGAGGGACGGGTGGTGACCCGCTGGATTCGGCTCGGTCGTGAGCTGCCGGATGGACGGGTCGAAGTACTGTCGGGCCTCGAGGCCGGGGAGAGGATCGTCCGATGA